The following nucleotide sequence is from Mytilus edulis chromosome 13, xbMytEdul2.2, whole genome shotgun sequence.
TATCTTGCTTTTGCTGCAAGCTTGAACACAACAATCCCACACGTTGCTGCACACCAATTAATCAAATACAATGACATAATAACAAACGAGGGAAATGGTTACGATGCAACCCAAGGAATTTTCATTGCACCTGCAAGAGGCCTGTATTTAATTTCTGTTACTCTTTGGGAATCTATGAATGATCTTCAGAGAATAGGTTTAGATTTAGTTCTGAATGGAAAGAAAGTGATTTCAATATTTGCTGATGGAGCTGGTACAAATGATTCAGCAATGACACAGACCCTGCCTTTAGTTCTGAAACAGGGAGACAGAGTTTGGGTTCGTACACACGACAAGTACGCTGGGTTCACGCTTTATGGTAGTGCAGAATGGAACATGAATTCATTCTCAGGAGTTCTCTTgacgtatatataaaattgaaatgaaaaactaCTCTTCTGGTTTTGCTTATTAACTACTACATATATTATCGATATACAAATACGATGTACATTAAAACTGGACCCTGTGTATGTTtaggtttgagcttttgattttgccatttgttaacggaatttccgatttgaattttcctcggagttctatACTTTTATGGTTTTAATTTTTACACGAGATAACAATCCAAAAAATACTAAAATGAGGAACGCTCCCAATTAGCCAGTTCTTTGGTTATAGTATAATCATCTATTGTTATCTTATACATATCTCGATGTCCCCTATAGTTGTCTAAATATTAGGTTTGTTTTGCACGCATCTGTGTGattatagaaaagaagatgtggtatgattgccaatgagaatctctctacaagagaccaaagttGATTGATTTTACACACCTGCTTTGTTTTTCAATTCTCTGCAGTTGTGGTATGATCGTCTGTTTGCAtaaaatattgctcaaaccac
It contains:
- the LOC139499925 gene encoding complement C1q-like protein 2 gives rise to the protein MAKYLRFLVLVVTSLCVTAFGDKDILLRLGDTEKNVKELRQENAALKEENRDMHQLIARLSAKIDKISNLATEEAIEDTSASTNGRYQIHSNVNSKRLLSSSLPDYLAFAASLNTTIPHVAAHQLIKYNDIITNEGNGYDATQGIFIAPARGLYLISVTLWESMNDLQRIGLDLVLNGKKVISIFADGAGTNDSAMTQTLPLVLKQGDRVWVRTHDKYAGFTLYGSAEWNMNSFSGVLLTYI